cctgggaggatgttaagacgacatcccacactcccggtaagggatacgacaagtataaaagcttataaggtttttaaacaaaataaattatgacacctcgttataataatatgatatgatatacataattatttaaacatgtataatattatatacatcatattattaccataaaattatacaaatacatacctttatttttttgtacaccaacggtcataaatggtaaaaaaaacggctagtttttgccctataaatatgatctcacgaactatttcaatcactccaactttctcttcttctccaaaaattattcttcatcaaatttttcgaagaaaaaaagaagatggctttctcaaggttatttttaattattttggttatcatactcacgagtcttgtatttatcggagaatatcctcctcgtgtgttttctttatttttacaaatgcttgtacttgttgtttatccattagtttgtattgcaatattcattaactaataaaatgcatcgtaattttttttagtaccaccatgtcaaatttgacaaagctcgaatttttTGCGCTCAACATCAcgagaaaaaattatatgccatggactctcgatgtagaaatgcatcttgagtcattgggtataaatgagaccataaaagaaaatggcatatcgacatcccaagaaaaggcaaaagccatgatatttttgagtcgacatctcgacgagggattgaaatgtgaatatttaattgaaaaagatcccatggttttgtggaaaggattgaaagaaagatttgaacatataagggaagttatacttccgaccgaccgtgatgaatggaatatgttaagattccaagattttaagaaagtcagtgattataattcagcgatgtatcgaataatctcccagctaaaattttgtggacacgaggtcacagaatcggaaatgcttgaaaaaacattttccacgtttcatgcatcaaatattactctacagcaacaatatagagtacgtggatttgcgagatattctgaactcatcgcttgtcttcttgtggcggaaaagaacaacgagctactaatgagaaatcatcagtcccgacccactggatcaacagcatttccagaagtaaatgctgtaagtaaaaatgaatttaaacctggaaaccaaaatcaaattcaaagacaaggttttggtcgaggtcgaggtcgaggtcgaggtcgaggtcgtggacgtggacgtggacgtggaattggccgtggtcgtggtcgaggccgtggttttgaaaacaatagagatagttatttttataactcatctcaaaagaacgtcccaaaccatccacaaaaaaggcatcatgagaatacaagtgttaatgagaatcactcaaaaagatatgaaagttcttgtttcagatgtggtactccaggacattggtccaaaatttgtcgagcccctgaacacctttgtaaactttataaagaatcattaaaggggaaagaaaaggagaccaacttcactaaacgcagtgaccgtttgagtgattcaactcattttgatgctggtgattttatgaatgatttctctggaaatgatcaatatgttggtgggatagaaatgaacaatattgatgctgcagattttctcaatgatttctctgaaaatgaacaatatagtggtaaaatataaatgtacaataatttatttttcatgtattcatataataatgttttattgtataattatgatatgtgttatatttaaatatatattgccagtaattttatttcattgcatattttttgaagttcaaaatggaaaatgctatgagcaaagctgaagtttgcatacccgatagtggtacaacgcacactatcctccgagataaaagatatttcttggaactaaaaccaacaaaaacaacggtgaatacaatatcaggtcctgtagacttgattaaaggatgtggtaaagcacaatttttgttacctaatggtacaaaaatttttatcaatgatgctttatattcaccacaatcgaaaagaaatttgttgagttttaatgatatatattcccatgggtatgatactcaaacaatgaatgaagggaataagaaatatatgtgtcttatcacatataaatcaggaaaaaaatatgtgattgaaaaactatcaatgctccctactggattgcattattcacatataagtccgattgaatcaaacatggtagttgataattcttcaatattaaccaattggcatgatcgattgggacatcctggttcaacaatgatgcgaagaattatagaaaatacacatggtcatccgctgaaagaccagaagatctttcagaataataagtttcaatgtaaagcatgttctcttggaaaacttattataagaccatcaccagccaaaatccaaactgaatcaccaatgtttcttgaacgtattcagggtgatatttgtggaccaatccatccaccatgtggaccattcagatactttatggtattgattgatgcctctagcagatggtcacatgtatgtttattgttaactcgaaatgttgcatttgcaagattacttgctcaaataataaaattgaggaatcaatttcctgactatacaatcaagaaaattaaacttgataatgctggtgaatttacttcccagactttcaatgattattgtatgtctatgggaatcattgttgagcatcatgttgctcatgtacatacacagaagggattggctgaatcattgattaaacgtctgcaaatgattgctagaccaatgattatgaaaacaaagctccctatttctatatggggacatgcaattttacatgctgcttcattgattcgcatcagaccaagtgcatatcataaatactccccattgcagcttgcatttggtaaataaccagacatttctcatctgagaatttttggatgtatggtgtatgtgcctattgcaccaccgcaacgaaagaaaatgggacctcaaagaaaggttggaatttatatcggttatgatagtctatcaatcattcgatatcttgaacctcagacatgcgacgtgttcacagcacgttttgttgattgtcattttaatgaggaaatcttcccaatgttaggtggagaacagaaacataccgaaaaggaaattacatggtatgtatcatcattgttacatctggatccaagaacaaaacaatgtgaaaaagatgtacagcaaattgtgcacttgcaaagaatagcaaatcaaataccagatgcatttgcaaaCACAAAAGGGGtgactaaatcatatatacatgctgcaaatgcccctgctcgaattgaaattccaaagaaacaaattgaagatacccatgatgtcattaaacgcctgaagcgtggaaggccagtcggttccaaggataaaaatcctcgaaaaagaaaattcatagagaaacacgatgatcacaaaataaagaatgatgttcctgaagaaacacacgatgatcacaaaatagagaatggtgttcctgaagaaacacacgatgatgaaaatattctgtcagaaccacaaactgacgagaatcatgaaatctctatcaattacattaatactggaaaaatatggaaccaaaaagataaagaagaaattgatgatatattttcttataatgtggcaatcgacatcataaatgataatgaagatcatgaaccaaaatcttttggtgaatgtaaaaatcggcaggattggataaaatggaaagaagccatccaggttgaattggattcgctaaataaacgtaatgtttttggacctatagtccttacacctgaaggtgtaaaacctgttggatacaaatgggtttttattcgaaagcgaaatgagaaaaatgaaatagtaagatataaagctcgacttgttgcacaaggtttttctcaaaggcctggaattgattatgaagaaacgtattctcccgtgatggatgcaattacgtttcggtatttgattagcttaacggtatctgaaaatttagaaatgcgtcttatggatgttgttacagcttacttatatggatcacttgatagtaatatatatatgaaaatccctgaaggatttaagatgcctgaagcacaaagttcaaaacccagagaatgttattatgtgaaattacaaatatcattatatgggttaaaataatccggtcgaatgtggtataatcgactaagtgatcacttgatgaaaaagggatatgtaaataattcaatatgcccttgtgttttcattaagaaaacaacatccggatgcgtaattattgctgtatatgttgatgatttaaacatcattggaacgaataaggaaattcaagaagttgtgtcatacttgaaggaagaatttgaaatgaaggatcttggaaaaaccaagtattgtctgggtttacaaattgaacaaaaagaatgtggaatgtttgttcaccagacaaattatacagaaaagatccttaaacgttttaatatggataaatcaaatcctttaagtactccaatggttgttagatcattaaacatagaaaaggatccattccgaccatgtgaagaagatgaagatattcttggtccagaagtaccatatctaagtgatATCGGtccccttatgtatcttacaaattgtacaaggcctgatatatcttttgccgtaaatttgttggcaagatttagcacatatccaacaaagagacactgaaacggaatatattccgttatctacgaggaacgacagacttgggacttttgtattcaaaagatgctaatccaagtataattggttatgccgatgctggatacttatctgatccacacaaggcatgttccaaactggatatgtttttacttgtggaggcactgcaatttcttggcattcacagaaacaaacgctcgtaacaatttcatcaaatcatgccgagattattgcactacatgaagcaagttgtgaatgtgtgtggttaaaatcaatgacccaacatatccaaatctcatgcggattatcattcgacgagaagcctgtgatactatatgaagataatgctgcatgtgttgctcaaatgaaagagagatacataaaaagcgacagaactaaacatattcctcctaagttcttcgcattcaccaaggagctagagaagaataaatgtattgatgttcgtcacattcaatcaagtgaaaactcatcagatctcttcacaaaggcacttcctacgtcaatattcagaaagcacatatataatattgggatgcgcaatctacgaaatttgtgaagaattgttcgtgtcaacatgagggggagtttacgtgactgcactctttttcccttgctatggtttttatcccaatgggtttttcctagtaaggtttttaacgaggtagtataaaaacacgtaatgaagacaatcattatgatcatcatcacaagggggagtgttgaaaaaatatatttaaaatgtgtgtattgaatatttgaatgttgaaaataagagttgtaaatattgaaaattagtgtgtgatgatgtaagtaatgatgtattttatttttggattatttgtaatgatttcctataaatagatctcttatttgtgaagaaaatcacaattgagtagagagaaaaatattataaagtgtgtagtttggtaaattttgagagtttgagatttttactttttaccataaatttttacttttcacaacattattcacatttttttaaaacaagattCTCAAATATTTTTGTTTAGCTTACATATATAGTGAAAATCAATGTTTAAAAGATGCATATTAAACACGATTAAGCCTGAAGGAAAAACTTTGCTTTGGATAAAAATGTGAAAATACGATCAACCCAAAGTTTGACCATATTAAACGCAAAAAAAAAGGTGTGAAAAAACGTGATTAAACCCGATTAATCATGAGTTTACAATGAAATTTTgagttaaattttaattttttattttaaattgattaaaattataattttacttttattttttatataaaacttaaattttaaatatttgataatatgaatttttttaaaaaaacaaaaaccttAAAACACCTAAATGCCCTATAATGGTTACTTGTgatagtaattttttttaatagaatttatatgtttaatttaaaattatgtgTATTTACTATTTATGTGTTGTTTGATAAAAGTaattgatatgatatgattaaaattaaaataaattttcttaCTTAATCTCGTACTAAACTTGTTTAAACATGACAATTTTGAAACTTGACCGTTTCATCATGCTTAACGTTTTTTTATAACTTTGGTGAAAATATATTtaagattaaaaaaattcaattccACCTAAGCTCGTTTGTACTTGTAGTTCAGAGCGAAAAAAATATGCTATTCATATTGAAAAAACCTTTGTAAAAGTGAAAAAGTACAACAAAAATACATCAAACGACAAAGGCCAAAGAATGCCAAAGTAAACAAAGAGACAATACAAAACAATTTTCTGTTACAACTGATCATAATTCTTTTCATGAGAACCTACCACAAATCGCATGTCGAAGATCTTGTCGATATATACAACATATGGAGAAGATCCGATCAGTACAACAGAATATGAAGCACACAGAAGAGGACTCCAGCATAATGTGACGTCATAGCACGCCGGTTACATAATAGTTGGGAGTTCAATTACAGAAACCAAAAATCCTCATCAGAGAAAAGGGTGAGGGGACCAACAGAAATGGTCGTCAAGTATACTCAACAAGTCACAATAGACCGACAAGTTCACGGATGAAATGTTTTCATCTCATTACAAAGATAATGGAAGAAGCATCCTCCGCTTCCTCTTTCGAGCCAGTTTTATTTGCTTtgtaattttcatgcataagaTTAATAGCAGTGTAAGCACAAAATAAAATGACAGCAAGCCTCAAATGCTTGAAATATAAGGAAACTGCCGAGAAAACTAGGAATGCTAAAATCACGAGTTCCCATAAAACAAAGATGGCAACATCGACCCTGCAATCATAAAGGAGAAAAAAAGCCACACATTAAAAGGAAAGTTGGAATAGACAATTTAGTAGAAGTAAATAAGCAATCACTTGGTGTATAAATAGAAATGCAATAAATTTACAAAGCCAACAACTCAAATGTCCATCTGgtcagttttaaaaaaattgtttatctGGTCGTCATGTGACTTTTGAATGGAAACAATCCATCTCACCAAAGTTACAAGGAAACAATTATAACATACTGCGACAACCAATTCTTGAAAATTCATCACAAAATTTGACTGGCACTACAATTTTTTCTTACAGCATGTCTATAATAGATATGACTAAAAATACAGACTTCCATAGAAAAATGAGACACGTAGAACTCCAGGATCATTTTATAAAAACTCTAGTATACGATAGAAAAATTTAGCTAAATCATGTTATAACCAAAGAGAATATTGTGTATCCACGCCCAAAATCTGTTTCGTTAGAAAAGTAGTGATTCTCAAATACACTATGAAAATAAAGGAGGGTGTCAAAAAATCAATAATCCGTGCTGTGTGTGAATAGCAAACTACTTGGacgagcatgcaattcaaataatAGAATATTTCAACATCAAATAAGTTGATAAGATAAAATAGTTTCGtcaatcataattttataaatcatttCATAGTAATTGAAAAAACGAGTTAGGAGTGATCCCTGCACTTGGTGACACCCCAAGACCCAATGGTTAGTTGACATACACTTGGGAAACGCTCAGCCAAGGAGATGCTTCGTTTTGTGCTAGAAAATATCAAATCACGTCGTGAAAATActacaaaaataaaacaaaaagcaTTTAACTTTGACAAACCCATGTCATTACTGAAAATTTTCTCCCCACCCAATCCACAACAAGACTAGTTAACTAGGCTCTCTGATGAGCCTAGAAGATCTAAAAGTGAGCTCAAGAGGAACCCAAAGTACTTAATTAAAGAAGGAAGACTCACGAGTCACGAATTGTTAGTGGCTTATGAATAAACCGATAAGTATTTGTTTTACTTTGAATAAGTCTTGTTAATTGTTGTTGATAGCCGTTAGTGGCCTTAGTTTTAGGAATTGGtcgttttttttcttttgtatttgaACTCCTCTGGAAGAGCAGAAAAGGGAAAGCTTTTCAATAAACAAATTATTTTCTTTGAAGTTTAGTTCTCACCATGAGCAGAATTACATTTTAGCACCATTATTTAGTCTTTGGTGGAGAcctatcaattggtatcagagctggtTCATATGGGCAGCAATAAAGAGAGGATCGAGAAGTTGGAGGCTGGGCTTGGAGGGCTCCAAGACAGATTCAGTAAAATGGAGATCGGCATTACGACCAAGCTTCACTAGATGGAGGATTCTATCCATAAAATAACTGAGGCACTACTCTCCAACAAGGAGACATCCAACAACTTCAACAATTGAAATAGTCATTTTTAATCCAATAGAGAATAATCATGCGATTGGAGGACGACCACGATTTTCATCATAGTTAGCTAAATTGGTGTCTCCGCGATTCTCCGGAAATTATCCAACGGAATGATTCACAAAAGCAATTCTTTTGAATTTCAAGGTACTACCGAGACACAAAATGTGGCATTGGCCTCATTCCACCTTTAAGGCGAGGCTAATCAATGGTTACGTAAATCCTTTCAAGAACAAGATACGGAAGTGACATAGACTATCTTTCACCACAAACTATGGGTGCGGTTTGGTCCAACTGGATGCGAAGACTTTGATGAAGCACTATCGAGAGTCAAACAAATTGGCTCTTTATGTGTGTATCATAGTGAGTATAATAGGGAATTCAATAGACTGGGAATCGAGTGTAGGGTTGGACACCAAAGGCATTGGTTAGAACATTCATGGGAGGCCTTAAAATGACATAGCTAATGGCATTTGGATGTTCAAACCAAAATCTTTAAAAGAAGCCATATTAGTCTTTCCCGGATGAGAAATGACCAGCTAGTTCGCCAAAGAAAAGACACGAGTCCCTTCAATAAATCCACGGCGAATTTCTCTTCTCCAACAAAAGCCAGGCTGCTTCGCCTATCAAAATGCTCACTTGAGATGAGATGCGAAAAAGAAGAGCACAAGGACTATGCTTTGATTGTGATGAGAAACTCACGCCTGGTCATAGGTGTAAAGGGCCTCAACTTCTGTTGCTAGAAGGCAGTAACAAAGCTTCCGACGACGAAGAGATAGTCATCAGTGTGAACCCGGATGACAAGGTTCATGTCAATGGAGCAGGGATTGATGAGCCAAGAAGATCCAAAAGAGTGCCCAAGAGGAACCCAAAGTACTTTAATTAATGAATGAAAACTCAAGAGCTGTTAGTGGCTTATGAATAAATCAATAAAGTATTCTTTTTACTTTGAATAAGTCTTGTTGATTGTCGTTGATAGCCGTTAGTGGCCTTAGTTCTAAAATTTGATGTTATTTCTCTTTCCTATTTAAACTCCTCTGCAAGAGCAGAAAGGAGCAAgcttttcaataaaaaaaatatgttctttGAGGTTTAATTCTCACCCTGAGCATAATTATATGCTATCACCATCATTTAGGTTTTTGGTTGGGACCTATCACTCTCTCGATTCCTCAACCACAACAGCACTAAAGCTTTTTCTAAGGTGAAAAAAAATCAGTTTATGCTGAAATTCTAAGTGCATCCACTGAGGATTACAAGTTCAAGGCTTATGAGCATCCAATGTAGTTAACaaaaaaaaacgaaataatAAGCAACACTTTCAAATGGATAATATATTCTGAGATGTTCAAACCACAATCCGGTATTATCAAAATTCAATATAGATAATAGAAAAAAAATCACCCTAACATCCTTAAATTATTCAGTTAGAAGTTACCAAATGTGCGAGACCTCAAGGTAATAAATTGcagcaaacatccataaacacacgcaagatatatgtgatataaaCTACAAAATGATCTCTCGTAAAAATTTCTAAAAACTGTCAAATTCAAATTGGAAATAAACAATTGAAATGGTAagcattgaaaaataaaaatgaaaaaaaatatataaatacctAGAAGAGATGACTTTGGAGGTCGAGGAGAAAAACGAGACAGAAGCCCAGTCATATTTGGATCGAATCTGATACTCTCTCAGCTGCTCCGCCAGTTTGGACCGCGTTATCATCCTCCTTATCTCCACGCACCACCGTCACTCCGCCCTTCCCCTTTTTCTATTCCTCCTTACTCTATTCAATTAAGTTAAATCACGACGAAATACTGCTCGCGGAGGTGTGCGCCGGCGTAAGAAAGCCTGATGACGGCGGCGGCAATTTTGACGTccattttttttgttgttgttattattatattatatatttatattatatttgttaaatacaaacaatttgaataaattttttttaaaaaaattgataattatcTGCAAAAATTAACGATAAACACACATGTGAAGTGTGTTTAttttttaggcaaaaacttgtgtgagacggtctcacgaatcgtattttatgagacggatcttttatttgggtcatccatgaaaaaatattattttttatgctaagagtattacttttattgtgaatatcggtaggttgactcgtctcacagaaaAAGATTCATGAccccgtctcacaagagacatacttttttattcggaatttaaacGAAATTTGACAAATCAATTTGGATAGAAAATTAACAATAAATAATCTCAAACATCATAGTTCTGGTCGTTTTCAATAAATATCTATATGTTTTTTAAGCGATAATTATTTCTATTTAGATGAGAAATTAGAAAGAGAtgcaataatttaattttggaTAGAAATTTGAATAAGAAATGTAaggatatttaatttaatttgtgatataatttttaaaattatgtagAATTAATATCACAAAAACTAATATAAGTTtacttttttattataaaatatagtttggatatatattttctttacgCTTAGCATTCTATGAATATAGTTATTGACATTTTAATTTCGCTCTTTCTACTTATGAGTtttgttttggttttttttttttttttttttttccattttgtGGAGTTAATTTCTTCGTTTTTGTTGCTAACCTGGATAATCATATAAAGTTTGCAAAAAAATTCAGATTTCACATTTGACACGCTCTCGTATGTAATATGTATATGCTTAAGTTTTATGTAcaaacaaatatataatatcaataattataaaatgagtaggtctcttatgagacggtctcacgaatctttatctgcaATACGAGTCAACTCTActtatattcacaataaaagtaatactttttcatggatgaccaaaatacgagatccgtctaacaaaatacgacccgtgagagcGTCTCACACTAGTTTTTGACTTATAAAATAAGTATTCTACAAATTAGTTGGATATCTATATACCTAAATCTTGTAAAATTAACACTATGGAGTTCATCTACTCgtgctaaaaaaaataaaataatcaaacctTAATTTTCTATTACtaacattttttattattattattaaaatatgaaaaaatattgaattaccTTTGATTAGTGGGGATTTATGCTCTAATTATGTAAGAAGGACGGAAATGAAATACTATAAAACTATGAGgaccaatttaaaaataaaatcagtgTAGGGACTGATTAATTTACACCGAAATCGTGTTTCTCAATTCACCGAGATCTCTCTAGATTCGTTCTGAAGTATGACGATTCTAAGCTTCCCTTTGCGCTTATTTGCATTTTAGCCTCGCCGACTGCCTTTTTCGCTCTTCCTTCCGAAGCATATATTCGGCTTCAAATTCCCTGAAACTGCGGACGTATCGACTATCCTCAATCGTGTTTTCGACTAATTTAAGGTTCGATTTCATGGATTTCTCATGTAActattattgagttgttgattttttttcccCTTGAAATCCGTTATAATTGCAAACCCTAGGGGCAGATTCAAATGATTTTCTGCCTGTGA
This window of the Primulina tabacum isolate GXHZ01 chromosome 12, ASM2559414v2, whole genome shotgun sequence genome carries:
- the LOC142521445 gene encoding LOW QUALITY PROTEIN: uncharacterized protein LOC142521445 (The sequence of the model RefSeq protein was modified relative to this genomic sequence to represent the inferred CDS: deleted 1 base in 1 codon) → MITRSKLAEQLREYQIRSKYDWASVSFFSSTSKVISSRVDVAIFVLWELVILAFLVFSAVSLYFKHLRLAVILFCLTLLLILCMKITKQIKLARKRKRRMLLPLSL